A genome region from Triticum aestivum cultivar Chinese Spring chromosome 2B, IWGSC CS RefSeq v2.1, whole genome shotgun sequence includes the following:
- the LOC123041842 gene encoding auxin-responsive protein SAUR71 — MKKGGLLRCVSTGACRVAPGAVAEMAISPSASGKVPAGHVPVEVGAEGEETERFLVPAELLGRPPIAELLRRAAQEYGYARRGPLRIPCPVAAFRRLLGALAGGDRGHTPVYYAVVV; from the coding sequence ATGAAGAAGGGGGGGCTGCTGCGGTGCGTGTCGACGGGGGCGTGCAGGGTGGCGCCGGGGGCCGTGGCGGAGATGGCCATCTCGCCGTCGGCGTCGGGGAAGGTGCCGGCGGGGCACGTGCCGGTGGAGGTGGGCGCGGAAGGGGAGGAGACGGAGCGCTTCCTCGTGCCGGCCGAGCTGCTGGGCCGTCCGCCCATCGCCGAGCTGCTCCGCCGGGCCGCGCAGGAGTACGGCTACGCACGACGCGGCCCGCTCCGCatcccctgccccgtcgccgccttCCGCCGCCTCCTCGGCGCGCTCGCCGGCGGGGACAGGGGCCACACGCCCGTCTACTACGCCGTCGTCGTCTGA